The genomic interval ATATCCACTCAAATGGAAAATTATAGATTCATGCCCGTTATGTGGATCAAAAAAAATAACGTCTATATTTAAAAAATTCGGAATGAATTATTCAAAATGCAGAAATTGCCAATTTGTTTTCCTCAACCCATCACCGACAAATGAGATGTTTTCAGATTTTTACAATTCACAGTATTACAACTCTGTCAGAGAATTTATCGAAATCCCAAGAGCTTTAAGCTCGCAAACACATTCAAGCGTATCGGTCGGCTTCGATGAATATCGAGCGTTGTTTGAAAGCGTTACAGAATATGTCCAAAAAGGTTATTGGCTTGATATTGGAGGTGGAATAGGAGCTTTTTTAAGCATGGTGGCAAACGCGACGAATTCCTTTAGATTATGTTTAAACGAGACAAACTCAAAATCAGCCGAGTTTGCTAGAGGTCATTTTGGTTTTGAGGTTGTTGAATCAGATCTGGATAATAACCCTCAAATGAAAGAGACATTTGACGTACTGAGCCTGATTTCTGTCGTCGAACACATACCATTGCCATTAGACTTTCTAAAGAAAGCTTTGAGAACTCTTAAAAATGGCGGTGTTTTGGTTTTGAACACGCCAAGGTTTTCAAGGTTTAACAGATTGTTTTCAAAAGAATCTTCATACAATGTAATACCTCCATATCACGTCTCTCTTTTCGACGAAAACAACCTCTGTCTGATCGAGAAATTGGGTCTTAAACTTCAAAAATTCTGGTTTAGCGGTCAGAACGCTTTCAGTTTTTTGGATTTACTTCATATAAGTGAGATGTGCGATGTAAAGATTCCTGAAAAGGGAGATGAAGAAATAGAAGTTTTAAGCGACATAAAACTCGGTTTAATGCAAAAAACCGCCTATAAAATGCTTTCGACTATAGATAAAATTATGAAAAATACAATCAGGAAAGTTGACGGAACAGACATGATGAATTTTGTTTTTGTAAAAAAATGAAAAAAATCTGTATTGTCACTACAGTTGCTTATCAAAATGACAGCAGGGCTCTTAAACAATTAATCTCGCTTTCGAAAAATGGTTATAGTGTCGTGGGGGTTGAATTCGAAAAAAGCGATAATTTCGAATTTCCGGAAAACATTGATTTGATTCGCCCAATGCAGTCCCCGCAGATAAAACCGACACAAAAGCCAAGGCATAATATTTTCGGATGGATTGAAAAAAAAATTGTCTCTTGTAAAAATATTTTCAGATTTTATTTCTTGAATTGTATCTATTATCCCATGAGAATTATACCTTCAAGCGACTTATATATAATGCATTCACCTTTTCCTTTTTTACCGATTTTCTTCAGGACAAGAAACAAAAGAGCAAAATTTATCTACGACGCTCATGAGTATTATTTGGGACAGGGTGACATTTACCAGAATACAATTCTAAAGAAAATTTATGATTTCTTGTTAGGTAAAATTGAGAAATATTCAATACATTATTCAAATGCTACTCTGACCGTGAGTCCGGGAATTTCAAAGGTGCTGAAAAAAAAGTATGCCGCGGAACCAGTTGTTATAATGAACGTTCACGATCGAACTTTAGACAAAGTTTCTAAAAGAGGCAATATTAGAGACTATTTCAAGAAAGAAGATTTCATTGTTCTCATGTCGGGAAATGGGAAAAACTGTGTAAATATTAACCTTTTAGTTGAAGCGGTTTTGTCGCTGGACAGAAAGTATAAGTTAGTTCTGGTAGGGAAAAACCACAATCGGTTCATTGATAATTCTTACTTGAAATTCATAAATGACAGAATATATATATTTGATGACCTTGTAGCAAACGAAATAGTGCCATTTATAAAGGGATCGGATCTTGGCGTTGTACTTGTCGACAACACATATTCAAATTTCAAATATTGCTTGCCAAACAAGCTGTTCCAATACATCAGCGCTGAAATACCAATTCTTACTTCGGATTTGGAAGATGTAAATATGGTTGTGAAAAAAAACAAAATTGGAGAGATTTTCAGGATAAATTCAGCTCAATCGCTTGAAAAATCGATATATAGCATCTCTTCG from candidate division WOR-3 bacterium carries:
- a CDS encoding class I SAM-dependent methyltransferase, which codes for YPLKWKIIDSCPLCGSKKITSIFKKFGMNYSKCRNCQFVFLNPSPTNEMFSDFYNSQYYNSVREFIEIPRALSSQTHSSVSVGFDEYRALFESVTEYVQKGYWLDIGGGIGAFLSMVANATNSFRLCLNETNSKSAEFARGHFGFEVVESDLDNNPQMKETFDVLSLISVVEHIPLPLDFLKKALRTLKNGGVLVLNTPRFSRFNRLFSKESSYNVIPPYHVSLFDENNLCLIEKLGLKLQKFWFSGQNAFSFLDLLHISEMCDVKIPEKGDEEIEVLSDIKLGLMQKTAYKMLSTIDKIMKNTIRKVDGTDMMNFVFVKK